Proteins encoded within one genomic window of Sebastes fasciatus isolate fSebFas1 chromosome 18, fSebFas1.pri, whole genome shotgun sequence:
- the LOC141756601 gene encoding E3 ubiquitin-protein ligase TRIM35-like: protein MPNISSHQAQQTENTIKEEFQKLYQFLGAEEAARIDAVRKEATIKSEAMNIRIVNLTVEISSLKDKIKTLEREMKAEDVSFMLNVKSTKRRSQCNLPDPETPSGALIDEAKHLGNLLFLVWMKMKNLIQYTPVTLDPNTGGRALIISEHMTRSTESAKSQPLPDNPERLYSTDVLGSEGFSSGKHSWDVKVGGKWTVGVAVKGKIHINMWGIYMHLCADILRELTPENDLKVVSRNSFPQKVRVQLDYDQGILSFFDLVRKTPVHTIKHTFTETVFPYFGENVKILPAEMSVTTRKPR, encoded by the exons ATGCCTAACATCTCTAGT cACCAGGCTCAGCAGACTGAGAACACCATCAAAGAGGAGTTTCAGAAGCTTTACCAGTTCCTGGGAGCAGAGGAGGCTGCTAGGATTGATGCAGTGAGGAAAGAGGCGACAATCAAGAGTGAAGCAATGAACATCAGGATCGTTAATTTGACGGTAGAGATCTCCTCGCTCAAAGACAAAATCAAAACCTTAGAGAGGGAGATGAAAGCTGAGGACGTCTCATTTATGCTG AATGTCAAATCCACTAAGAGGCG ATCTCAGTGCAACCTACCAGACCCAGAGACTCCATCAGGAGCCCTGATCGAtgaggccaaacacctggggaACCTGCTGTTCCTAGtctggatgaagatgaagaactTAATCCAGTACA CTCCTGTAACTCTGGACCCCAACACTGGTGGCAGGGCATTGATTATATCCGAACACATGACCCGTTCGACAGAAAGCGCCAAGAGTCAGCCGCTTCCTGATAACCCAGAAAGGCTATATAGCACTGACGTTCTTGGCTCTGAAGGCTTTAGTTCTGGAAAACACAGCTGGGACGTGAAGGTGGGGGGTAAATGGACTGTTGGTGTGGCTGTTAAGGGTAAAATCCATATAAACATGTGGGGCATCTACATGCACCTTTGCGCTGACATTCTGCGTGAACTTACTCCAGAGAATGATTTGAAAGTTGTATCTAGAAACTCATTTCCCCAAAAGGTCAGAGTGCAGCTGGACTATGACCAAGGGATTCTATCATTTTTTGACCTTGTTAGGAAAACACCTGTACACACCATCAAACACACTTTCACAGAAACAGTCTTTCCGTATTTTGGTGAGAATGTAAAAATCCTTCCAGCTGAAATGTCAGTGACGACAAGAAAACCCAGATAA